Sequence from the Streptomyces mobaraensis NBRC 13819 = DSM 40847 genome:
GGTTGATCTTCTCGACGATGTCGGGGTTGTGGGTGGCGGCCCAGTTGGCCCGCTGCCGGAAGGATTCCTGGACGTCGATCACGATGAGTGCGCTGTTCATGGCTTCATCCTGCGGCGCGACCGCCTGCCGGCTGAAGGCTTGATCGGGTCCGGACCCGGAACGATCCGGTCACCGTCCGCTGGGGCTGTCCAGGTGCCCGCTCCGGGCCCGGGCGAGGAGGGAGCGGAGGGCGGCGGGGGTGAGGATGAGGACGGTTCCGGGCTCGTCGCTTTCACGGAGGCGGAGGGTGCTTGCTCCGCTGGCCGCTATCTCTACGCAATCGTGATTGCCTTGGCCGCTGCTGAAGCTTGACTTTGTCCATGGCGAACCTGACACGTGCCTCTCCTCACAGGGCATACAGCAGGTGCTGGATAAGACCGAACGAGTCGCGCTCGGCATAGGACTTGCGTTCGAGGGTGAGGGTAACGGGTGGCAGCGCCGTTGACGCCAATCGATCGAACGCCTGGGTGTACTGAGCCAGATGTGATTCCTGTGTGAGGAAGGAAGACGTCACCGGGTGCTCGACACAGACTGTGCTCAATTCGGGCACTCCGGCCTGGAGAATGATGAACGGCGTGCCGGGGAAGGCTGGTGACAACGCGGCGTGAAATGGCAGCAGTTGGACCGTCACGTTGGGTAGTTGAGCCATTTCGGCAAGGTGGATGAGCTGGTCGCGCATCACCTCCGCCGGCGCGAACCTCATGTGCAGGGCCGTCTCGTGGATCACAGCGTGGAACCGCAGCAAACCTGACCGAACGGCATCCTGCCGTCGCAACCGGAATTCGACGTACTTTTGGAGGAGCGTCGGATCGGTGTCCTGCTCTACGCCTTCAATGAGTCCCTGGGCGTAGTCGGGTGTCTGTAGCAAGCCAGGCACGTACAGCCATTGGAAGGAGCGGCACGACACAGAGGTGGACTCCATCTCGGCCAGATCGCGTGCGTGCACGCTGTGGCTCTGCTTGAACTCCGACCACCAGCCGCGGCCCGTGGCGCGGTTCATCTCCACGAGGGCTTCGCGGTAGGGATCGCTAGTGCAACCGTAAAGCGTCAGCAAGGTGCACAGCTTGTCCTCGGGAATGGCTGTTCTACCGGTCTCGATGTGGCTCATGTGGGCGCGACCCAGCCCGGCGTGGCTGCCGGCCTCGGTGGCGGACAGGCCGCTGGCTTCACGCAGCTTGCGCAGTTCCTCGCCCAGGCGGCGCTGGCGTTGGCTCGGGTTGGCGCGTAGGCCCATGGGTTCGTTCCCCTTCGCGATCACGCGAAGTCTGCCGCGCCCGGCGGGCGTTGGTCCACTCGTTGGGGCGAATGTGCGTGATCTGGTTGAGCAAGCTAAACCCCGTCCTCTAGCTTCGTCGCGACCGCCCTTCCCGCCGCCGTAAGCCGGAAGCGCACCGTCGAGCGGAGCCATGTGCGTCGACGGCAATGCCACCGCATGAGACGGACGGGCACCGGTGAACCCAAGGAGTCACGCATGTGTCCCATCACCACCCTGGCCCCGGCCGCCGACCCGCACCCGCCCCTCCGGCCCCGTACCGACTTCTCCCTCGCGTTCCCGCCCGCCCCGGCGTGGGTGGGCGTCGCGCGGGAGGCGGTCCGGACGGCGATCGGGGACGTGCACACGCCGGAACTGACGGAAATGGCCATGCTGCTGACGTCCGAGTTGGTCACCAACGCGATCGACGCCTGCCGCCGCACGGGATGTCCGGCGCCGGTCGGGCTGCATGTGGAGTGGGCGACGGGTGGGGTGCGGGTGCTGGTGCGGGACGACGCACCGGGTTTGCCGGTGCCGGTGCCGCCCCGGCGGTGGGAGCCGGACGAGCGGCCGGAGCGCGGCAACGGCATGCTGATCGTCGGGGCGTGCGCCACGGACTGGGGGGTCTGCCGGCATGGGCCGGGGACCGGGAAGACGGTCTGGTTCCAGCTCGGTTCCTGACTCGGTTCCCGAGGGGCCCGCGCGGCGTGTGTGATCTTCGTCCACGGTGTTCTCCCGACCCCTCCCGGGGCGCCCCGCCTGTGGCAGAGTCTGGCGCGTGGATCCCCTGCGCCCTCACGACCCCCCGACCATCGGCCCGCACACGCTCCTCGCCAGGCTCGGCAGCGGTGGCATGGGACAGGTGTACCTGGGCAGGTCGCCCGGCGGCCGGCAGTTGGCGATCAAGGTGATCCGGGAGGACTTCGCCCAGTCCGGGGACGCGGCGGCGCGCTTCCGGCGCGAGGTGGAGACGGTACGGGCGGTGCGCAGCGCGTACACGGCGAACCTGGTGGACGCCTCGTTGGAGTCGGCGCCGTACTGGCTGGCCACCGAGTACGTCCCGGGCCCGACGCTGACGCGGGTGACGGGCGAGCGG
This genomic interval carries:
- a CDS encoding DUF397 domain-containing protein, which produces MPSATRSVLSSTCCMPCEERHVSGSPWTKSSFSSGQGNHDCVEIAASGASTLRLRESDEPGTVLILTPAALRSLLARARSGHLDSPSGR
- a CDS encoding ATP-binding protein encodes the protein MCPITTLAPAADPHPPLRPRTDFSLAFPPAPAWVGVAREAVRTAIGDVHTPELTEMAMLLTSELVTNAIDACRRTGCPAPVGLHVEWATGGVRVLVRDDAPGLPVPVPPRRWEPDERPERGNGMLIVGACATDWGVCRHGPGTGKTVWFQLGS
- a CDS encoding helix-turn-helix domain-containing protein, encoding MIAKGNEPMGLRANPSQRQRRLGEELRKLREASGLSATEAGSHAGLGRAHMSHIETGRTAIPEDKLCTLLTLYGCTSDPYREALVEMNRATGRGWWSEFKQSHSVHARDLAEMESTSVSCRSFQWLYVPGLLQTPDYAQGLIEGVEQDTDPTLLQKYVEFRLRRQDAVRSGLLRFHAVIHETALHMRFAPAEVMRDQLIHLAEMAQLPNVTVQLLPFHAALSPAFPGTPFIILQAGVPELSTVCVEHPVTSSFLTQESHLAQYTQAFDRLASTALPPVTLTLERKSYAERDSFGLIQHLLYAL